The genomic segment aaatttgaacttaaaatgagtataaaaataaactgtgcttatgtattttttagattttttggtaacagaattaactacttacttggaatcttgttttaaactttaatccttatatataaaagttgaacattttataaatgtttaactacaatatcatttttaaattttaaatttgataaatgttgtcaaaaatcgaagttaaaatacttataaaaaaaatgtgtgcatatgtatttttactatttttaaactgctattaatttaagcaatatatcaggggccttgtattacatttttacggttttttacccaacaaataaatgtattgatatgtatagaataaaaaaactaaacaattgaaaattaaaaatgtccgtaaacaactcaaaacaagtcaaaatattttaaaatttttatcaagtataggaattgatataattaatatatggtgtatagaaaatgaaaatataaacattcagtgaaattgttatgtatctacagttgttcgtttttcgttttaacttccaacgttcataaaaatttaaattgactctcttatagatttttttttttttgctaaaggTTGATAACTTTATAAGAAATCTTACATTACATTAACAAAtgttagattttaaaagaaatatttttatgaattactaactcaaaataatttgtacatttttgtgatttttagttgttttgttaaGAATTggctttaaatgcttataaaaaattgtgactatcgatttttaatatttttcaaatatcattgtaacaatgtatgaagagccttgtattacatttcaagcttttttacccaacaaatgaaatttttttgacattcatagaaaaaataactaaaaaaattagaaactgaaaatgtccgtaaacagttcaaaacaaatcaatatattatgaaaattgtatcatgtatagaaaatgcaaatataaacaactaatgaaaatttaatgtatctaccgcaatttgttttaaagttataccaaacaccaaaatcgattttgtcaaaaaccaaaaattcttatttctccttaatttttcttttctttttccttGCGTTTTCGACCacccaaagtatcaactagattcactttcctatcagaaaatatactgttgaagaagcatttttactgtctaaaaggtgatgacagacacacacacacaagaaaaaaaacacattataaaatcaatcgCTCCGCTCAAGatctaaaatgttaatagaAGATTTcatataagtttttctacctataacaaaaaaaaaaaatgtttacttaaccggaacattatttttttataagtgtttgatatactttagtaaataattgaatttctgttaatttatttttgttattttgttttatttcgaATACAAATAGCCATAGAttcttgaaatgttcaccaaatatttatattagcttttTCACAGttcatgatacaatttttaaaaaaaaattgacactcTTGGTCTATTTATAGTCacgataatttttcaaattttgtaaattatttttcagttagaaattcataaaagtattatatatgatatattttaatagaaggttcccaaTAAgtgtttgtagtttgtacctctatcaaaaagaaaaagttcaCCGGAAAGTCACACTATTTATAGCCGTGAGATATTTTCGACCGTTGTTAATTTattctacctatttattttttcatatacaatgatatttatcattgaattaaaatataacacatacattacaacGATATGCTTGAAATCTAATGTACAGAaaagcggtacccacttgtccaccttttttatattttatttggtacctatactatatttgttgaattttttattaattcataaactattattttagatttcagagtctttttattattaaaaatagatcctataatatattatataatatttaattagtttccgatataaaatgaaaatatataaaaacggatttttatatttagtaatcgtacattaattttattttacctctacttttattatatattcaaatcaaGAACAATAAATCGAGGTAGATACAATAGAATAGTAGTATAATTTCAAATCAgggaaaacaataatacatttcatgatatttttataaaaaaatgtgcaatAAATATGTcacataaaaaccaaaatataataaacttaaataacaatttatggaGCGTcgggtaataatattttattttaaagtaaaattgtataaaaatttaataaaataataatatcaccccctttttagtataaatttaaaaaacatacagTAACATTAACATTAGTCATTACAATacagtacatatattttataaaacagttttgtatttatttttatctcaatttgtatactttgaaaatataataagtacctagtcCAAATGACCAAATGAccaaataagatattttaattctgCTAATGATTCACTAATTTATTTCatggattaaatataatattgtaatatttcacatttaaCATAGAATATTCAAAATGGGGgttaatgtaaaatatctattaaatattttattacagacaTCATTATCATTGGCGTGGTGGCTAGATTAGCCAGTTTCaagatatagaatatagataaccagtatattataacgtgctaaaatgttttctatttttctataaacagTTGTGGATTGGCAGTGCTTGCTATGGCTGCACGTCCAATACTGACTTGTGAGGCGGCGATGGGCAGTGCTCGTGATTGTGGTTATAACTACAATGAATTAGAAGACGTTGACGAGCTAAATGAGGTGGTGAAAAAAGCCATTTTGGATTTCGCAGAAAAAGAGCGACGAAAGGCTGTACACTCTACAAACAGTACAATCCATCCTGCACCAGACATTGACGTACCTAATTTAGCTGATATACAAAAGGAGGCTATAAGATCCGGGTACTCTGGCCGTGGTGAAATGTTTAGCACCCAGGCGATGGCCAACCTGGCTAAAACGCACCAAACCGGGCGATACAATGTGACGCTGGTAAAGCGTGATTTATTGGATATGACCGACAGAGTTAATGAAGATGATGTTGGTACTGAAATAATAAGATCTGAGATTGAAAACGGTAGTATTGGGCCAGCCGACCTCAACATGGACGATGAATTTAACGAATTAGATCAAAACGTCGCTCCAAGTACGAGGTCGTTAGAGAATGTAAATTTACAACCATCGTCATCGGAATTGACCGTAGTCCAGCGTCTGATGCGTGGTCACTTGATCGCTGTTTGgtaagtattttgttttcattttattttttcttaaacaatatGGATatggtttgaaataaataaaaaaattaactaatttacttttattgttttcatgTAGTTTTGATTGCGATAGGAGTATGATGCCGTCTTTGACAAATGGTGGAAGCACAGCACATTGGGCACTTTTATGCGGTGTTATCATAGGAAAGCCCCATAAAAGACAAGAAAAGAAAATTCAGCAATACGACGACGAGTTATCTGATGaagatttgttaaaatatggATATCTATATGCATATGATCCGAATACGACCGAGTTTATCCCAAATGGTTACATCGATAGAAGAGTACTAGACATTGAAAATCCTATTGGTAGAGCCACTACCCAATCCAGCCAAAgtcatttagaaaatattaatattgacgaTATTGGTATAGCAGAAGAAGATTATGatgatacaaaacaatatttcacgGAGGACGCAAATTCTTATAATTCTTATGATATATCTGATCTGGACTTGAATCGGGATGCTGACCGTGTGTGGGTGATAGCCCGACATGGAAAAATAGGCGGTCGGTATGCTGTGTGGTCTCTCAAAGAGCTTGCTAAAAGTAACTATCAGTTACGTACTCCTTCAGATAAGATTTTGCATAGCATTCCGCCAGAAGTAAAAATGCAATGGGGTAACAAACAACAGCCATTCGATTGCAATactgcaaatttatttttggagaaaacGGAATCCACTTTGATTGACAATAATCACGATAGTAAGACCTATTGTAATTTAGATCCAGCCGAGACTGACTATAAGTGTCTGCGTTCCGAGAAACCTAATGTCGAGTTACCAGTCAAACCTGTGCCGgaggaaaatattatggttataaagAATCCAGTTTCAGAACAGATACACGTGGAAGAACTATCACCACCACTAATGATAATACCAAAACCACCATCACCACAACTTATATCATCACCACCAACAGCACAACTATCTTCACCACCTCTAAAGACATCACCATCACTACAACCACCGGCTCCACCTCCACCTCCGCCACCGCCAACACAACTACCTCCATCACCTCTATCAACATCACCACCAACACAGCCGTCACCTCCAcctccaccaccaccgccaACACAACTAATACCGCCGCtaccgccgccaccaccaccagTAGCAAAAACAAACATGCGTGATGATTACAATGAACCACCGTTTGTGTTACCGGAAGGACCTAGGCTCGATCTGTGTTTGGCCCATCAGTTCATTTCATTTGAACCAGTCCGGGCGCCGACCATAATATCCGATGAGGATAATCAACAAACACTGAACGTGAGTAACATACTATATGGTGCATACTGATTACGGTCAGTGTTTTTTAGCATTCATACAAAATTCCCAGGTTTTTTTTGGAGTGAATtctaattaaaagttataaatataaaattgggtaggtataatgtattatgcatataattccatataatcctaaaattaaattttacgcAAGacgagtatttaaaaaaaccaattttgtttttattttttttgtgtaatgcaataacaaataattaataaacttgatattatattcataaaaatttaaaaatattttggttttttttttttcaataaatttagctaaaaatgtaaaatgatcgattcaaagaaaaataaataggttatGCAAATCTAAATTtgtcaactaaaataattatggttattttttatttaactttacaaaaatatgtaggtaaaaggtatgtattattatggcATAATCTACacgataataaacaaaaaaactaagaTTTAAGTACCAACAAATTATAGCCAATGATATTGAACGTAGTATGTAAATAAGCAGGGCTCATACCTTCTAGCGTTTGCATATTTCTTTTGAGGGGCCGTAGAAACGTTTATGTGAGCTATAATCGTGCTTCAGAAAACCAAGTAGTTAAATACGaacttttatacatatttttgcatattttaaaattgaaatgatattttgcttttttcagtatttttcagTACCTTTAAAacgtttatataggtatattgttatatatatatatatataagtgataCGCGACGTAGCGATGAGAGTGTACGCCGGCAACTTGGTAATCCCATTGATAATAAAACCACTATAATTgtagagaatattatttttagtattttattttatagtttcaagGTGTTCCGAtatcattattttctatttacctTGAAACAGATTATTAATCAGTAACATTTTGGAAAGGTTTCCGATTTTTTGTATTGGATGCACATgctagtaaatttttttatacattataatatgttattttttgcatattttagtatttttatttcttatatgaATATCTttaagagcataatattattatcacgcgTATATTAATAACCTTTTTAGAGCTATAAGTTATGAGCTTTGGTAATAAGCCTCCTCTGAACCATTGTATAGTCTAACCACCAGCAAAAAAAAACCCGAAGATTTTCGGAGAGTTTGTGTTCAGTAAAGACCTAAGCTTCagctcctccccccccccattaCAATAACTATTTGCGCGTATGGTGTCATTATAATGATGTATAGGTGGGGTGGTGGCTGCAATCAGTCACGAAACGTGATTGAGAGTAAGTGGTGGCTGCCACTAGCTCCCGGATGGTTGACCACCCGATTTCGTAGTAGCAAacaccttgccacacatacttACAGCATACCTTTCAACCTGACCAACCATTCCAACCTTAACAACCGTACAACCTTACAAAACGTAATCCCTACAATAGGTAACGGCCATAATTACCAGGCTATAgatcgatgaaaaaaaaaaataatattaaatataatgtataggtttaacttaatattcaaaaataatatcggTAGAGTCAAAAGTTCATACCAGTGGAATTCACATGCTTTTACGAGTCAACAAATCTTACTTATGGCATTTTCCATACAAAaaagttacaatttacaatcaCCTATTTAATTGGACTTCGGAACTTTAACCAccaataggtactaattatatttttttgtgtttttttttgtttatttatctatacagCCATTGTCCACGATCCAGTGTCACTTTTCATTTAAAATGAACcaggatttaaaaatattggatcTTACCAAAAATACTACAGATCGCTGGCCAAGGCAACACCGTCGCCAGCCTTCAATGTCATCTTCAGAAAGTAGTACGTCACCAGATCGGCAACTGACGCGATCAATAGAACACTGTCCAGTAGACCATATAGCAAATCCagaagaacatttttttcagtCAAAATCAGTGAAACAAATAATTCAATCCCAAATGGATATAAAATGGCCTCCGGAACCAATACAACTGCAATCACAGATTTTCTCTGAATCAGTTGAATACTTATAACAAGACTCACAATCTAGTTTACCACCGTCCAAGTTGTCAAAAGCTATGCGTTTGGTGATTCGAAGACGACTACAACTGCATAAAACTGAAGAAGACGAACGCCGGTCTTAGATACCTCGAAAGACGATAACCTATCTTCTACAATTAACCCTCTACTCTAACATCCatagttttttatttccttATCACATTCTTAATAGGAGGTTCATCAACACAACCGATCCTCATGATTTGAGTTCAACTAGTCATCCCTAAATTTTCTTTCGCATTCACCAACGTCTTACTAGATGCTCTACTtagcaaaatacattttgaatgtcATCTGCTATTTCAATCTTTATAACAACTCCGTTGGATTAATTAAAACAAGCAGCTTTTAGTAAGTAACAAATTATGTTGcatgcatttttataatttgtatctatctaaattatattataaattgaaaagtaaaattaatttataatttccgatattaatatagtaaaactataatttataactatatgataatataatagtgggAATTATAGCTTGTAGTATgaagtatataatacacatattggCAGGGGTGGATTTATGGGGGAGCGATGTGGTGATTTCCCCCACCCACTggaattaaaatacaattgctACTTACGGTAAAGCCTTCATTGTACCTTATATGTCACTCAAACATATCTCTATTCACCCCTTAAATAAACTTTAGATCTTCCCCTGCACATTGGTCGGTCCCGGAAAATTACTGACATagaactattatttaatagtgttgtaatatgtgtatatatctatattatactagataGCCGAATCTCTCAATCAATGCCGCCTAGTAGTCATATGCATATAGggaaatgtttacaaataattattatacactatttcttatcaataagaaaattatgattaatataatattgataatttatataatttaaatcagcAAGATAACCAATATTCGCCATCAAAAATCAAacatatcaattatcatatCTGCATTAACATCAGTTTGTTAACATTGCCCTAATTGCATATGGTGACCTACttgatatattactatatgagTGTATAATAACATTTGGATTCGGCTgtctagtataatatagatatctgTAGTAATGGGTAACGTACTAacgatgtaaatattatattgattatgttAACTTATTTCGaagaatattaagaatattactaaattataattaattatcatggtTAAACTTtagtttatcaattttaaaaatgtacattcgtCACAGTGTGACTAATTCCATTTTTAACgatgtaaattaaactattatttaggtaaatatttttaataatactaatatttaaaacatgcgTTTCCATCCTCCGTCGAGCAGTCAATTATTCGAGTGATCAACATTATACTCAGTACCGCCGAAGAGTAACTTGACTGTATGAACAAAATCCGTGATTAAGCTACAGGGTAAAAAAAATAGCCTAAGGTGATATAAATCCGTACTAGTGACGAAATAAATATCAACTTTCAATGTCATGTAcgatatatgtacctacaaacaAATTGTTAATTAGCTTATTCCTAAGAATAGTAAATActaaccttatattatataagttagcATTATAATTAACTATGGTTAGTCTTAAGGCTAGTATAGTTGAACATagaaggtaggtacctataatataaaataatatacaactaattCTTATATAGCATCAATAGCATCCATcaggtacatattatgcatGGGTTTTAGCTTTAAGGCTGAAATAATCACACATACGCGTCGATTATATCAACTACGTAAATCCTGcataaaactatataagtataatttattcgtaataatatacttaagttgaataattaggtatatccacaatgatgtgtattagtttaaatgatgtttacatttttaagaattgttACTGACGTAGATATTTACGTTGGAATACTTATAAGAATAGGAAACCTACCTTATaggattaattatatttaaagtttagcatagtttatttaattactgtatataataggACGTGGGCGTCCATCAGAAAATATACATGTCACTTCCCaaacattatttcaatataatatactatcacaatatttaaaataatatgtaagtaggtacttaacatTTTCTAAGAGAGAGAATTTCTAATCAAaccatattattctaataattgaaaattgaaaaaataaattaataaaccatgAACACGTATGCACGTAATACGTACATCTGCAGcgtatttaagttaaataaatttaatattcgttGGCATACTAACATTTTGGATTATCGCATTGATATAACAACAATGCAACAACATTTTAAGTTAGTAATATATAGGTTTGGTTAATTTTGTGTTCTAAGGTAATTTCACTACAAACTCATGTTTTATCTACCACCCCAAGATAATAAAACCAATGTGGGCCCTTTCattgtgttaattataataatgttatatcaaGTGACAAGTAGTTATAAActagtttttaattatcataatcacGTAATAACATACACGTAACGATTATAAACAGATAGTCATTGGTCATTCAAAtatcagtataatttatttgtacaaaatggttaatgatatttcataaattttactatattaaaataataatattaataattaatatccttaatattttttaagagagagagagagatgattttaaatcaaatcatattgttataaaagttgaaaatgtaataaaaaccaCAAACACAATTGTAATGCACACGTGCATGTGCGTATTCAATGTTAACAGATCTAATATGTCATCTATAACCTAACTTATTGGAAGATTGTATTgataccaaaataattaaacgttgttttttttttttacaagtaatatacaatctgtatcaTTAATACAATAAGAATATATGCTAAAAGTATGTTCACAggaaataatttgataaaaggagccacccattgatgacactttctatggttattaattatttacttaataactattatgattttttttttgattttttttactgtaacaaATCACGACACTACTTGCGCTTTAAACGTCTTAGGGGATTACCTGGTATGGTAGCGGAGGCCAATTTTTTGATGTGTGGATTAGGATGAGTACTTAGGTGGTTGTGGAATCTTTTATAGTAACATTTGGATTCCTCagctattgtttttagttttaggtCTGAATGGAGGGAAACATTTGAGACGTAAGGAGTGCGTTTGTTAATTTCCTCAGAGCAATGTTTTGGAATGCTTGGATTTTGTtaacgtttgtttttttttgcactaCCCCATAGCTGCAAACCGTAAGTCCACATTGGTTTGAATAGACTTTTATGTATAAGAAGTTTGGTGCGCGTGgaggtttatttattattgtataataccgtattcaGCATGCGTAGGCGATTATTTAGAGCTAGTATTTTGGTTCTTATATGGTGGGCCCAAGTAAGTCTTTGATCAAGTGTTAGACCAAGATATTTAACAGTAGGAGAGGTAGGAATGGGTGTACCATATAGAGATACATTTGGACACGGAGCCTGTCTGAGGGTGAAGGTAGTGTGGATAGATTTGCTTTGATTAACTTTAAAACGCCATATGGTAAACCAGTTTTCCATGTAGGCAAGATGATTTTGTAGATTTGAAGAGGCAATGAGGGGATCGTTGCTGATGGAAATTATCGCTTTGTCATCTGCCTAGTCGGCTACTGACGTGTAAGGAGTGGTTGGTTGGTCTGAAGCATAGATGTTATAAAGAATAGGGGATAATATGCCGCCTTGTGGAACACCTGCGTTTATAACTGCTAAacgttgttaaaatatatttgtgttacTTGTGTGTGTTAGAATTGTACACtaaaaattcaagtttttttattcaGCACCCTATGAGAAAATAATCAGATGTGCGGCCTTTTattgagaataatataatattataatacattaagtaattttaaactagtttttaattcttattatcaTGTTATCATAACATAAATGTTAGGATAATACGattatgaacaaaattatttgttgtaaataataattactaataattactaatgataattcattgataaaatacctttattataggattcattatatttttagtttatttaattatatatagtaaatttattagtataaatatatagggtATTCATCAAAAACTAATCATTTcacttcataaatattatatcaaattgtcTTACTAAACATCGTTTGGGTTTAAAAATGCTTGTCAAGTCGGGGTTGGGGTTGGCATGTAtactttctaaattttaatttttggagaaaCATTAaccaatatgtatatattttattaacataagaATAATAGGATTAAACCAAATAGTACTTTAGggttaaaaatggaaaattttctGAAACAGGAAGCATATTTTCCAATTATGCAAAATGTTAGtgatctgtttttaaaattataatcctTTTTAATAAGTACTTCAGTTGTACATTATCATGGAACTTACCTCGCACTTATTAGTacccttaaaatattaaatgaatttttGCCTTTAGGTTTTTAGTTCTTATCTGCgaatttgtgtgtgtgtgtgtgtgtgtgtgtgtgtgtgtgtgtgtgtttttatgATATACAACTTTAAAGGCCTGTAATGAATAAactattaaagataaataaGGTCTAAAACTCTTCACAGCACTAATTATCCTAGCCAAAGAGATTCTAACAAgtatataaacaacaaaatccgTTATCCAGTTTCTGAGATCTTCGTTGTTATAGAAAACCCTATCTAAAATGTACTACctcttttttttaactgtgtttaaaaataagaagttaattaatttttattacattttttaatttattattttttatctacataataagCACTTTTTAATCGACCAGCTTTCTAGATTTCATCGATCAAaagaaaagataaaaaaaaatagttttcattattaagttacatttttataatttttgaaattctagttttcaaaattcagatttttttcatttcaattaccATACTTTcttgattaaaaatcaagaaatcaaaaaaattataattttagtatcacaattttttaatttagctcACATTTTTTAAGATAGGGTTTTATTGTAAtggttgaaaattgaaaaaaaaaacattagcaTGAAAGTACATGCAATATAATGTGCGTATACTCgctaaactaaattaatatatcaaccTGTTGGAATATCGTGTTGATACcaactcaattaaaaatgtttaaaatatatatttggttaattttatttattagggtATCTAAGATACTATATCTTCACAAAAgacttgtttatttattatcctATGAGTAATTAATCATATGGGTTCCcttttattttgtacctatactattatatgagtaactaatagtttttaatttta from the Acyrthosiphon pisum isolate AL4f chromosome X, pea_aphid_22Mar2018_4r6ur, whole genome shotgun sequence genome contains:
- the LOC100572947 gene encoding uncharacterized protein LOC100572947; translated protein: MLCTNELTTGPLPRPDNDYRPPPGLHRYSLHRPLPGLLPLQTRPAVNRPPPGLYRILPQQLVNQDPQRSAFRPPPGLHRLPPGLHRLPPRTFANITTTTATTTTTTTATPTTTTTATTTDIVSMPIPFFHRNDELWGDDEERERRQQRFSLIYLDDFVRMGENDYRRRYGLRVIQGRPWLLRGAGQGPLELYERGEELYAPLFTVLLVPPNLEDPNEELEFMHGDPLDPNRGLSLDMHANNIAEMLNERFLQMEHLIINDPETVDAIQRLRNTLSAQDCSNWILLIVIIATMHPHPNDPPMVRFNPGRLSINRAARMLVGSRGIVHGWSGDMPNIINALQQYGDFSPFIWSYECSIDAETDGDSSFDSDSVGYESGSWKSGPRGVARGRPPVTGMSSLSEASSVITSDDEFVHRMNTVSNADDADGSFRLKRFKGYMRRSATERRERRAMRRARRETRNHYDWQRRLEDPAYDMEARRAEVLAAESCRNESRAQELLNAERKTERVLHWCQTQQGIVAGIDSQLSPSDELVDYRLKDLRQSLCEQVSHTWMQFYGDQTAAEATPEEMDQMVFNCWMTPVRWIRQTGPNCGLAVLAMAARPILTCEAAMGSARDCGYNYNELEDVDELNEVVKKAILDFAEKERRKAVHSTNSTIHPAPDIDVPNLADIQKEAIRSGYSGRGEMFSTQAMANLAKTHQTGRYNVTLVKRDLLDMTDRVNEDDVGTEIIRSEIENGSIGPADLNMDDEFNELDQNVAPSTRSLENVNLQPSSSELTVVQRLMRGHLIAVCFDCDRSMMPSLTNGGSTAHWALLCGVIIGKPHKRQEKKIQQYDDELSDEDLLKYGYLYAYDPNTTEFIPNGYIDRRVLDIENPIGRATTQSSQSHLENINIDDIGIAEEDYDDTKQYFTEDANSYNSYDISDLDLNRDADRVWVIARHGKIGGRYAVWSLKELAKSNYQLRTPSDKILHSIPPEVKMQWGNKQQPFDCNTANLFLEKTESTLIDNNHDSKTYCNLDPAETDYKCLRSEKPNVELPVKPVPEENIMVIKNPVSEQIHVEELSPPLMIIPKPPSPQLISSPPTAQLSSPPLKTSPSLQPPAPPPPPPPPTQLPPSPLSTSPPTQPSPPPPPPPPTQLIPPLPPPPPPVAKTNMRDDYNEPPFVLPEGPRLDLCLAHQFISFEPVRAPTIISDEDNQQTLNPLSTIQCHFSFKMNQDLKILDLTKNTTDRWPRQHRRQPSMSSSESSTSPDRQLTRSIEHCPVDHIANPEEHFFQSKSVKQIIQSQMDIKWPPEPIQLQSQIFSESVEYL